In Helianthus annuus cultivar XRQ/B chromosome 8, HanXRQr2.0-SUNRISE, whole genome shotgun sequence, a single genomic region encodes these proteins:
- the LOC110870566 gene encoding zinc finger protein GIS2-like, producing the protein MTDSDEAHSHPFDENNNARLNLTSTELQAMLDTAVNKAVDRVLKNHMRKCDNTPNKGYKKGKAGSNQSKPNEAKSKCKTHGKQHIGKCFHEQTRGCGICKEMDHKNHECKDLKDATCYGCDEKGHIKTRCLKKATKGKCTLESQAKPCGICNKEGHKTLECQDIKDATCYGCNELGHIKTNCPNKTKKPGEAKKTKAGVS; encoded by the coding sequence atgACTGATTCAGATGAAGCTCACAGTCACCCATTTGATGAAAATAATAACGCAAGATTGAACTTAACGAGCACCGAGTTACAGGCTATGTTAGATACAGCCGTAAACAAAGCCGTGGACCGTGTGTTAAAGAATCATATGCGAAAGTGCGATAATACCCCAAATAAGGGTTACAAAAAGGGTAAGGCCGGTTCAAACCAGTCCAAGCCAAATGAGGCAAAATCCAAATGTAAAACCCACGGGAAGCAGCACATCGGAAAATGTTTCCATGAACAGACCAGGGGATGTGGCATCTGTAAGGAGATGGATCACAAGAATCATGAATGCAAGGACTTGAAGGACGCCACATGCTATGGTTGTGacgagaaggggcacataaagacTCGCTGCCTAAAGAAGGCGACTAAAGGGAAATGCACTTTAGAGTCACAAGCTAAGCCTTGTGGAATCTGTAATAAAGAAGGGCACAAAACTTTGGAGTGCCAAgacataaaggacgcaacctgctatggttgtaatgaactAGGGCACATCAAAACTAATTGCCCAAATAAAACTAAGAAGCCTGGAGAGGCTAAGAAGACCAAAGCTGGAGTCTCTTaa